Proteins co-encoded in one Listeria ivanovii subsp. ivanovii genomic window:
- a CDS encoding DUF1294 domain-containing protein, giving the protein MVLTIYLIAMTFISFLMFAIDKRKAIKHAYRIPESALLLTAFLGGAFGSWMSMQLFHHKTQKTKFRILVPLAMVWTVGIVIWLVY; this is encoded by the coding sequence ATGGTTTTAACGATTTATTTAATCGCGATGACATTTATTTCATTTCTAATGTTCGCTATTGATAAACGAAAAGCAATCAAACATGCCTACCGTATCCCAGAATCTGCCCTTCTTCTTACAGCGTTTCTCGGCGGAGCATTCGGCAGTTGGATGTCGATGCAACTTTTTCATCATAAAACACAAAAAACAAAGTTCCGGATTCTTGTTCCGCTAGCGATGGTTTGGACAGTTGGGATTGTTATTTGGTTGGTGTATTAA
- a CDS encoding calcium-transporting ATPase — protein MEIYRKSAAEVLEQLEATEKGLTTSEVTKRQEKYGFNELKNKKKDPLWKLFLETFKDPMVIVLVIAALVQLVLGEVVESLIIFLVLIVNSIISVVQTRKAESSLDALREMSAPVAKVIRDGSKQSIHARELVPGDIVILDAGDFVPADGRLFESGSLKIDEGMLTGESEAVEKYIDTISEEVGLGDRVNMVFSGSLVVYGRGMFVVTGTASETEIGKIAGLLETAEAKQTPLQRKLESFSKKLGLGILALCILIFAVEAGRVFLGNDSADMATAILNAFMFAVAVAVAAIPEALSSIVTIVLAVGTNKMAKQHAIIRKLPAVETLGSTSVICTDKTGTLTQNKMTVVDYYLPDGMKENFPDSPEKWSEGERRLIHIAVLCNDSNINSEGKELGDPTEVALIAFSNKNNQDYNEIRENFIREGEIPFDSDRKLMSTLHTFRGNKAMLTKGGPDVMFARCSYVFLDGEEKPMTDEILTKLKEVNEEFSNQALRVLAYGYKRMAADSTELSLQDEQDIVLVGLTAMIDPPREAVYASIEESKKAGIRTVMITGDHKTTAQAIGRDIGLMDADDIALTGQELDAMPEEELDKKLEHIAVYARVSPENKIRIVKAWQKKGKITAMTGDGVNDAPALKQADIGVAMGSGTDVAKDSAAMILTDDNFVSIVDAVGVGRTVFDNIKKSIAYLFAGNLGAIIAILFALVLDWINPFTALQLLFINLVNDSLPAIALGMEKAEPDVMKRKPRDINEGIFAGGTMRAVISRGVLIGVAVIISQYIGMQISPEMSVAMAFTTLILARTLQTFAARSNVQTAFGAGFFSNKYVIGAVLLCFVLYGVTVLPGAREIFSIPASFGLHEWSIAAGLALGAVIMMEIIKVIQNKFFKEA, from the coding sequence TTGGAGATATACCGCAAAAGCGCGGCAGAAGTATTGGAACAACTAGAAGCAACTGAAAAAGGTTTAACAACTAGTGAGGTTACAAAAAGGCAAGAAAAATACGGTTTTAATGAACTGAAGAATAAAAAGAAAGATCCACTTTGGAAACTGTTTCTAGAAACATTTAAAGATCCAATGGTGATTGTTCTAGTCATTGCAGCACTTGTTCAGTTAGTCTTAGGCGAAGTGGTTGAATCGCTCATTATCTTTTTAGTACTGATTGTCAATTCCATTATTAGTGTCGTCCAAACGAGAAAAGCGGAAAGTTCACTCGATGCTTTAAGAGAAATGTCTGCACCAGTTGCAAAAGTTATCCGTGATGGCAGCAAACAGAGTATCCACGCGCGTGAACTCGTTCCTGGCGATATTGTTATTCTAGACGCAGGTGATTTTGTCCCAGCAGACGGGCGTTTATTTGAAAGTGGCTCGTTGAAAATTGACGAAGGTATGCTGACAGGCGAATCGGAAGCTGTTGAAAAATATATCGATACGATTTCAGAGGAAGTGGGGCTTGGCGACCGTGTGAACATGGTATTTAGTGGCTCGCTTGTCGTGTATGGTCGTGGTATGTTTGTCGTAACAGGAACAGCTAGCGAAACAGAAATTGGTAAAATCGCTGGTCTTTTAGAAACAGCTGAAGCAAAGCAAACTCCTTTACAAAGAAAATTAGAATCCTTCAGTAAAAAATTAGGGCTTGGTATTTTAGCGCTCTGTATTTTGATTTTCGCCGTGGAAGCTGGACGCGTATTCCTTGGTAATGATTCAGCGGATATGGCAACAGCGATATTAAATGCCTTCATGTTTGCGGTAGCGGTGGCGGTTGCTGCTATCCCGGAAGCACTTTCTTCTATAGTGACGATTGTCCTTGCCGTTGGAACGAACAAAATGGCGAAACAACATGCGATTATTAGAAAACTCCCAGCAGTGGAAACACTTGGCTCCACCAGTGTTATTTGTACAGATAAAACTGGAACATTAACACAAAATAAAATGACGGTGGTTGACTACTATTTACCAGATGGAATGAAAGAAAACTTCCCTGATAGTCCTGAAAAATGGTCAGAAGGAGAGCGTCGTCTGATTCATATTGCTGTTCTTTGTAATGACTCGAATATTAATTCAGAAGGAAAAGAACTCGGTGATCCGACTGAAGTGGCACTGATTGCTTTTAGTAATAAAAATAACCAAGATTATAATGAAATTCGTGAAAATTTCATCCGTGAAGGCGAAATTCCGTTTGACTCTGATCGGAAACTGATGTCAACACTTCACACATTTAGAGGAAATAAAGCCATGCTTACAAAAGGCGGACCTGATGTGATGTTTGCTCGCTGTAGTTATGTTTTCCTTGATGGAGAAGAGAAACCAATGACCGATGAAATTTTAACGAAACTAAAAGAAGTAAATGAAGAATTTTCGAATCAAGCGCTCCGAGTTCTTGCTTATGGTTACAAACGGATGGCAGCTGATTCAACAGAGTTAAGCTTACAAGATGAGCAAGATATTGTCCTTGTTGGCTTAACGGCAATGATTGATCCACCACGTGAAGCGGTTTATGCTTCGATTGAGGAATCTAAAAAAGCAGGAATTCGCACTGTCATGATTACCGGAGATCACAAAACAACGGCACAAGCAATTGGTCGCGATATTGGCTTAATGGATGCCGATGATATTGCTTTAACTGGTCAAGAGCTAGACGCGATGCCTGAAGAAGAACTTGATAAAAAACTAGAACATATCGCTGTATACGCTCGTGTTTCTCCAGAAAATAAAATTCGTATCGTCAAAGCTTGGCAGAAAAAAGGAAAAATTACTGCAATGACCGGAGATGGTGTGAACGATGCTCCCGCTCTGAAACAAGCCGATATTGGCGTGGCGATGGGGAGCGGAACGGACGTTGCTAAAGACTCGGCTGCAATGATTCTAACGGATGACAATTTTGTATCGATTGTGGATGCAGTTGGGGTTGGTCGTACGGTTTTCGACAACATTAAAAAATCGATTGCGTATCTTTTTGCAGGCAACCTTGGAGCAATTATTGCGATTTTATTTGCGCTCGTACTAGATTGGATTAATCCATTTACAGCATTACAATTACTATTTATTAATTTAGTCAATGATTCCTTGCCAGCGATTGCCCTTGGTATGGAGAAAGCGGAACCTGATGTGATGAAACGCAAACCGAGAGATATTAATGAAGGTATCTTTGCTGGCGGAACGATGCGCGCGGTCATTAGTCGCGGAGTGTTAATTGGTGTCGCTGTTATTATTTCGCAGTACATCGGTATGCAAATTTCACCAGAGATGAGCGTGGCAATGGCCTTTACGACACTTATCTTAGCTCGTACGCTGCAAACATTTGCTGCTCGTTCCAATGTCCAAACCGCATTTGGCGCAGGATTTTTCAGTAACAAATATGTTATCGGTGCAGTATTACTTTGTTTCGTATTATATGGAGTAACCGTTTTACCAGGAGCACGCGAAATCTTCTCTATCCCGGCATCATTCGGGCTACATGAATGGTCGATTGCAGCTGGACTTGCACTCGGCGCGGTAATTATGATGGAGATTATCAAAGTGATTCAAAACAAATTTTTTAAAGAAGCATAA
- a CDS encoding RidA family protein, whose amino-acid sequence MAKEVIQTNNAPKALGPYSQAIKVNNFIFTSGQLGINPETGELAEGAVKQAKQAFRNLSAVLEEAGSGLNKIIKATVLFKDLNQFTAVNEVYATFFSSDFPARSAFQVAKLPLDAEIEIEVIAEA is encoded by the coding sequence ATGGCAAAGGAAGTTATTCAAACAAATAATGCGCCAAAAGCACTTGGCCCTTATTCACAAGCGATAAAAGTAAATAATTTTATTTTTACATCTGGGCAGCTTGGAATTAACCCGGAAACAGGAGAATTAGCTGAGGGAGCAGTTAAACAAGCAAAGCAAGCCTTTCGAAATCTTTCCGCTGTGTTAGAAGAAGCTGGATCTGGACTAAATAAAATTATCAAAGCAACGGTTTTATTCAAAGATTTAAACCAATTTACAGCAGTTAATGAAGTATATGCGACATTCTTTTCCAGTGATTTCCCAGCTAGAAGTGCTTTCCAAGTCGCGAAATTACCACTCGATGCTGAAATTGAAATCGAAGTTATCGCAGAAGCATAA